GAAGTGAGTTTTGTCaatcatatcttattttattttttcatttcaatcgaaatacaaataaaattcatcACATATTGCTTCTTGATAACTATTTCTTTACTCATAGTAtgttttattcatattaattgcATGCGTGTAACTATTGTACATGTGGATCTTTTTTGGTTTCTCTAAAACTATTCGTGTTTTCTTACAATTTTAATTGAGGATATTCACATTTTCTCGATTGTGTTTGAACGTCAGAATCATATAAAGGTTATATATTATAAACGCTAATTACAACACATAGTTTCAATTAGTAAATttgataaacatattattataatccttTGGTGTCCAGTCTATTCTTTAGAGTCTCTCGGTGCATTTAATGTCTACAATAGCAATAGTTATGCTTCAATTAAACATTAAGTTGCTCCAGCCTCTTAAAGGATCAAAGCCAATTGTAATTTGTAAGGGCATTAACTTTAGCTGTATATGAATAAGTCTGGTAGTTCATCCATTGTCTCTATAACCCATACGAATTTGGATCGGCTTCTTCATTTTGTATTACCTAATAAcagctttaattaaaattacaacccTTGGTTTCATGCTAACTAAATAATGTAGAGTGGACCTACATACGAGGTAAACATTGATAGCGTATGACGTCATTGTTCCAAGCCTAGTCAGTGCTTCTGTTGCATCATTTAAAATCAGTTCCAGTTCAGAATCAGTGTATCTTACTGTTTCATAACTGgaaaactattgtttatttgttgCGTTGCGGTAAATGAGCGCGGAATGTATTTATAgtttttgagatatttatttgtccttaaatgacaaattaaagattgaatataaaagaaatataaaatcgatGCGTCGCTCTTGGCGGCTGGATTTAAATGAGAAATagtgtcatggcggacgtcgctcgctCACACTTTGACGTTCAGAAATTGAACATTATAACTCTCACTTTCGtaccaataaattattttgaattaaagcTTGAAAAACTCAAACACATAACCTTTTAGataattacaaagttaagtaacTTTAAACCCTGAATGCTTTGTGATACTTCATTTATTAACATTGGGTTGTAGCTCCTTATTTTGTTTTACTCAGACGATATTGTTTTCGTACAGGGCGAGTTGGAACAGCAATTGTTGCAGGCCAATCCGATATTGGAGGCGTTCGGTAATGCGAAGACGGTCAAAAACGATAACTCATCTAGATTCGTAAGTATCGGATAAAGTTATTTGTCgtgtaatttttttggttttaagctatgattattgtattgaatatacAGGCTTTGGTGTTATTCTATATTAGAGATTTTAATGTGAACATTTGTAGATTTTTAGAAGatcaagcaattaaaaaaaaaattaattgtactAGCAGACCcagccacacgttgctgtggataaggttttaaaacaatataagaaatcgtatcatttttatttaataaatattgcgaccattaatcgaaataaaaaccattctaTGTATGACCTATGTTGGaataaaacacatatttaaaaaaaaagttaaaatcggaTCAGTAGCTTAGGTGTCTATCgtggacaaacaacgtgacacgtaatttacatatattaagatattattaaaactagcGCTAAATTTCAGGGTAAATTCATAAGGATAAACTTCGACGCGTCCGGCTTCATAGCCGGTGCCAACATCGAAACGTATCTATTAGAAAAATCGAGGGCCATAAGACAAGCGAAGGACGAGAGGACATTCCACATTTTCTATCAGCTGCTGACCGGAGCGACCCCGCAGCAGAAGGCCGAGTTCATTCTAGAAGATGCGAAAAGCTACCCGTTTTTATCTAGTGGCGCTCTACCGGTGCCCGGCATCGATGACGCGGCCGAGTACCAGGCCACCATGAAGTCAATGAACATCATGGGCATGAACAACGAGGACTTCAATTCGATATTTAGGATAGTCTCGGCGGTTCTCTTGTTCGGGTCGATGCAGTTCAAGCAGGAAAGGAATTCGGATCAAGCCACGTTGCCCGACAACACCGTGGCGCAGAAAATCGCGCATTTACTTGGTGAGTTATGTCTTTTGTCTTGTTCACTGTCTTGGCATTGACGGCTGCTCAAATGTACTCAAACGTGAAATGATTACGTACCCATAGGTCTTATTAGAATATGAATGCGAGTGCCTTCAGTGCAGAGAGAGTTTCAAAATTACTTAAACGACCTTTAGATGATATGCATTTTTGATCcattttaatacgtttttattagcttcagacgtatgtgtgtatgtatgtttttaaCGAAATctctgaacatgattttgacccccttcaaaacgtcggattaattcgaaattcggtatacttattaaggaccaatgacaattcaatatttaaaaaagaattgaattttttttattaaagaattgaaattcaaccaaaaaattaaaaataaataatatttaataaaaattaacaaaatatgcttttatagaaaatccatctaaaaaatagaaaataaattttaataaatttgaattaaaaatagagtaagaaaaaatgattttattgtaaaaaaagcgtagggtTGTCGCCTAAACGTCGGGGACGGTATGCGGAGTATGTCTGATATGAACGAACTAAAACCCCTTGTGGCTCAACAACCTGCGTCCGATCTTCGGATAAGACAGCTCATTAGCGATAGACTGAAGTCAGGGTGACggtggaacagccgttataATACAAGtgagacttcaatctcatgCCTTAAGATGGGTAGTGGTATACAGGCTGTAATGTAAATGGACCGCGGTAGTAGCCACTTGGCACCAGAGCTCCATCGCTCAACTAGACAAACACAAAGTATTAATGTTGTTTAAAACTTAACGCACATTAATTTGGTCAATGACAAATGTACCATTCTCTTACAGGTCTTTCCGTAACGGAAATGACGAAGGCTTTCTTGAAACCGAGAATtaaagtgggtcgcgatttcgtcACAAAAGCACAAACCAAGGAACAAGTTGAGTTTTCTGTTGAAGCTATCGGTAAGGCTTGTTACGAACGTTTGTTCAGATGGCTGGTGAACAGGATCAACAGGTCTCTGGACAGGACGAAGAGACAAGGCGCCTCGTTTATCGGCATCCTCGACATGGCAGGGTTCGAAATCTTCGAATTGAACTCCTTCGAACAGCTCTGCATCAACTACACGAACGAGAAGTTGCAGCAACTCTTCAACCACACTATGTTTATATTGGAACAGGAAGAGTATCAGCGCGAAGGAATCGAATGGAAATTCATTGATTTCGGTCTCGATCTCCAACCGACCATCGATCTCATCGACAAACCCATGGGCATCATGGCCTTGCTCGATGAAGAATGTTGGTTCCCCAAGGCGACAGACAAGACCTTCGTCGAGAAGTTGGTGTCGGCCCACTCCGTGCACCCGAAGTTTATGAAGACTGACTTCCGCGGCGTGGCAGACTTCGCCATCATTCACTACGCCGGTAAAGTGGACTACTCAGCCGCCCAGTGGCTCATGAAGAACATGGACCCGCTCAACGAGAACGTCGTGTCGCTTCTTCAGAACTCGCAGGATCCTTTCGTTTGTCACATCTGGAAGGACGCTGAGATTGTCGGCATGGCGCAGCAGGCGATGACCGACACGCAGTTCGGTGCAAGAACGCGCAAAGGAATGTTCAGGACTGTCTCCCAACTGTATAAGGAGCAGTTGACTAAACTGATGGCCACATTGAGGAACACCAATCCGAACTTTGTGAGGTGCATCATTCCCAACCATGAAAAGAAAGCAGGAAAGATTGAGGCGCCCCTCGTCTTGGACCAGTTGCGGTGCAACGGTGTCCTCGAGGGCATCAGAATTTGCAGACAGGGCTTCCCGAACAGGATTCCGTTCCAAGAGTTCAGGCAGCGCTATGAACTCCTCACTCCGAACATCATTCCTAAAGGTTTCATGGACGGAAAGAAGGCCTGCGAACAGATGATCGAGGCTCTCGAGCTGGACCACAATCTGTACAGAGTTGGTCAGTCGAAAATATTCTTCAGGGCCGGTGTGCTGGCTCACCTGGAAGAGGAGAGGGATTACAAGATCACGGACTTGATAGTCAACTTCCAGGCGTTCTGCCGCGGCTACCTGGCCCGGCGGAACTACCAGAAGAGACTCCAGCAACTCAACGCCATTCGGATCATTCAGAGGAACTGCGCTGCGTATCTCAAGTTGAGGAATTGGCAGTGGTGGAGACTGTATATTAAGGTAAGCGAGAATTTATTtatacctatttatttatacatatttatggaCACCTAAGGCAAGTCGGATgtccaaaatttaaaatttggtatCCAATCTGGTATCCGCCCAAAAGCGATATTCATGCTTACTGATCTgggaaattatataaaattgaagTGTTTTTATGACTTATATGTTACAAATacaattgttaatttaaaatccaTATAACAAAACAAAGGCAAAACAGTTTAGTACCGCCTTCTCTTCAGTTTGTTTGATTGATTTTATTTGGAAGTATTTCTTTTAAATGtcaaagaaaaatttaaaacctTGTAAAACGAATCGAAATCTTGAGGAgtcagtgattatggtcgaattttgaTTACCGGGTGAACactggtgtattttttttttttttttttttttattgcttagatcggtgaacgagctcacagcccacctggtgttaagtggttactggagcccatagacaactacaacgtaaatgcgccacctacctgtATTCCCCAGACATATAGTTCGTTTACCTTCTGCCTATGAGATCTACTACACGGTAACTTAACTACATGCTATaggtgtgcgtgtgtgtgtatattGCATAATACACcgctatacaataatattatcgaGTAACCACACGAGTTATGTAAATACGGACAGTTTCTGTTTTcgcaaaatatatattatccGTGTGAATAATAATCATTGTCCTATAGTACGATGAGTAGTGCTGCCTCGTGGCTCGCATTaggaatgtaataataaaaacaaaatcgcaTAACGATAATTATTCACGTTTGGCTAGCCTGAAATGGAGCCCTCAGACATCACGTGTGTTTAAGTTTACCGTTCTTTAAATCACGAGTTTTcgaaacttcaataatgtataGCAACAAGTGCATCGCGGCAGAATCTGCCGCACACCAGTGCCGACTCGCGCTCAACACCATTATTTGCACTACGCTGTTCTTTAAGATACAAATTCATTACTTCATCATTctgataaatataataacaattattattgcagGTGAAACCCCTTCTAGAAGTAACGAAACAAGAAGAGAAACTCACCCAGAAAGAGGATGAGCTACGTCAGATACGCGAGAGACTCGAAACCCAGGCGAAACGGTCCCAGGAGTTGGAGCAGAAGTACCAGCAGGCTACCGCTGAGAAGACCCAGCTCGCCGAACAATTGCAGGTCAGTGTTCTGATCAGATATTTTTCTGCATCCACTTCGACCAAGGAAGGTCTTTtgctaataaattaaaaaggggAAAAAAACGCTATATCAAAAAAATTGTAGAATCATttgattttgtaaatataaatcgATATTATGTGCAGGGATTGTTAAGAAATGACGGTAAAATTATATCCAAATGTCATCGATATATATATCGATGCCAAATGTACATTAAcagctaaaaataaataatatgatatgTTCATTTATGTTCTTTACGATTCCATGTTTCAATTATTACATTAATGTAATGgtaattattagaaaaaaaaaatatatataaacttatttaaatgCTACGAAAGTTAATATTCAAGAGTATGTAATGAATTGTTTCAGGCGGAATTGGAACTGTGCGCCGAAGCGGAAGAGAGTCGAGCTCGCGCCGCGGCCAGGAAGCAGGAGCTGGAGGAGCTGCTGCACGACCTCGAGGGACGGAtagaggaggaggaggagagaTGCAATGCTCTGCAGCAGGAGAAGAAACGTCTCCAGCTGAATATACAGGTACGGCGCGACGGCCCGGGGTGCACTTACGAATATCGATTTGTATGTGTCAGTATAAAGCAGtctcccaaagtgggcgataacgctcCCTCGTGGGCGCtgctaaaggggggcggtaagagactcAGATaaaaagggggcgttgtgtagaggcctAGGAGGCGATTTGGAATTTCATCTGAGCTCTCGCTGTAGTGGTtcttaagtaggtgaaaaaatgggggcgccaaaaaataatttattctcaaagtgggcagtaaacgaaataagtttgggagcccctggtaTAAAGGATCACGTAAGCCTAGTTCATGGTGATGGCGGCCCATCAGTGCTGATGTTCGCCCCAGCCCACATAAACCCATAATCTGTAGGTTCTGGTCACAAGTCAACACCGCGTAGGTCTTGACtcaaataaagtattatttctATCGGATTATAATTCGGCTTTATATAATCTTTACCTTGAAATTTTCAGGACCTGGAGGAACAGCTGGAAGAAGAAGAGGCGGCCCGTCAAAAGTTACAGCTGGAGCGTGTCCAGTGTGACTCCAAGATCAAGAAGCTGGAGGAGGACCTCGCCCTGAGCGATGACACCAACCAGAAACTCGTCAAGGAGAAGAAGGTGGGTGAACTGATACATTGTTTCACCTCCCCTCTACTTGAACCTATAcaatgatataaaatatatctatagtttaatctatactaatacataaatgtacagtgatttttacggatgttccgttataattactgaaccatgcatccgattgacttgaaacttgatatccttattgaaaatacatgtactcaatggataggttaatatttatgtgagtgttggactccctacaccagttgcgggggtgttaatgatgtttgtgggggtgagaaataataatgttgattttaaatgcccagcgaagcggaaatggttcagctagtattatataaaatgttaaCAGATTGTCATTAGCATTAGTCAGATTATTTGTCTAATATAAAAGTAGAACTGTACTGAGAAATGTACTGGTTCAATTTTAGTCTACTGATGTCTATGGCTCTCTGTTGTATGACTAAGTATTTAGTAAATGAAAGAAATGGATACATACTTACATTCGTTTATGAAATTAAtacgtaattaatttttaatagattttggAAGAACGGGCCAACGATTTGTCTCAAGCGTTGGCCGAAGAAGAAGAGAAGGCCAAACATTTGAGCAAACTCAAGGCCAAACAGGAGTCTGCTATCGCCGAACTTGAAGAgaaattacttaaggtaaaattcagttgttttttttcttctaaataagtATAAGTTATAAGTAGCTTTATATAAATAGTTCACAAGGATACAATTATTAAGACAACAGATAGCTGAAGAATTAATGAATATAAGGAGAGCTTCAAAAATATGTTGATATTAAACTTCTTTCTGGTAttgttattggtggtaggacctcttgtgagtccgcgcggataagtaccactgccctgcctatttctgccgtgaagcagtaatgcgtttcggtttgaagggcggggcagccgttgtaaccatactgagaccttggaattcatatttcaagatgggtgacgcatttgcgtcgtagatgtctttgggctctagtaaccacttaacaccaggtgggctgtgagctcgttcacccatctgagcaacaaaaaaaatctttaagatAATCATGTTATTTTATGAAGTTGGTCGTTGTTTGTAGGATCACCAAATGCGACAAGAAGTGGACCGAGCcaagaggaaactggagacggAGCTGCAGGACGTGAAGGAGCAGCTCGTCGAGAGGAAGGCGCAGCTCGAGGAGCTGCAGATCGCACTCGGTCGGTCCTTGCACTCGCCGTGGGCCCTCATGTAACCGCCGTAGGGCCGCCTCACTACCCGGCCACCTCGGTCTGACCCATTGAGGTGGTGTACTAGTAATAGTTGGTTACCGTCAATCCAAGGCTTCAGGTTACATTTCCGGCTGAATTACTTTGATTGGAATCCaattttcatcacatgtcagaATTCGATTCAATATCCCTTCATGTCAGTATCGATttaacaaggcaacacaagtttcaaaaCGTGTTTCTTTCTGTAGATCAGTCAAATaatgaggcacccatttttcttattttttattttttttgatttgacgCATATGAGTCTTGTTGTTGGTAAGGTAATGTTAAACCgtgccgctaattcctgggtagtttgacTCGGATCGggttccaccatctctttcaattacTGATCACtgatttttgttacaaatgTTTGGTATTCGATCATAGTCAGAGATGAGACCTTAACATGAAGATttcaaagaaaagaaaaaagggaatcatatttataattatcataATTAAGTATATATCGacccttgaaaggcaaacgtcaCTAAACGACAATaattgctttatacataaatgataggcaataaccatattcgatgcgcaaaaacaatatatttctaggtctattaaagtaatttcaatcctacagctagattcgttaaaatagaatttttttcaggtatttcaagtttaaattagtctactgtaaagttcacgcattgttgcttagtcacgtttgcctttcaagtgtcgataTGTGAATGTTACTAACTGGAGGATGTTGTTGTGCAGTGAAGCGCGAGGAGGAGGtgacggcggcggcggcgcgcgcgGAGGCGGAGTCGGCCGCGCGCGCCGCCGCGCAGAAGGCCGCGCGCGAGGCGGAGTCGGCGCTGGCCGACCTGCACGACGACCTGGACGCCGAGCGCGCCGCCCGCTCCAAGGCAGAGAAGCTGCGCAGGGACCTCAACGAGGAGCTCGAGGCGCTCAAGAGCGAGCTGCTCGACTCGCTGGACACCACCGCAGGTGCGCGCCACATACTCTGTACTCTTTACCAcaactaaattaaactaaagatttttttaattgacatgACATTGAcatcgtttttgtttttttattgcccttgtaggcagacgagcgtacggcccacctgatgatcagtggttaccgtcgcccatggacttcagcaatgccaggggcatagccaagccgctgcctaccaaattttaaatatttgaaatgagATACATTCTCAGCACGACGCGTGCCGAAGGACCTCTCGCCGACCACCACTGTGCTGTAGATTTAATTTCGTCTAATGACGTCACaagatattaaataaactataattgaatatgcaacttcgaaaagggcacatgtcacatattttgtcaaatacgttttttcatatacatgtagttttgaggcttacttACACCCATTTTcgaataattccagtaattttcaattgctaattaacactaaaatatatcttaaaagttaatattttaaattatacactgctttagaaaataatcgagtcttttttcatttcctgaacattttacattttcagagatgtgccttttcgaaattgcatattcaattgctTGTGATATTGCTAGTGTCCAAAAGTTTATCTGCTACACTAATCTGCTACTGTCATCGTGTCCCCACAAATACGATAACGCCGACGACACCGCTCCGACCGTTAGAAGCGTGCGTAGTAATTGAGACAGTGGAGTGGTGCAGCCCAACAGGAGCTCCGGTCGAAGCGCGAGCAGGAGGTGGCGGTGCTGAAGCGCAGCCTGGAGGAGGAGGCGGCGGCGCACGAGGCGGCGCTCACGCAGCAGCGCCACAAGCACTCGCTCGACCTGCAGGCGCTCAACGAGCAGCAGGAACAACTCAAAAAGGCTAAAGCTGGTGAGTCATTTATATACATCCACGTACCTTGAGCGGTGACGTCACATGGAGTTACGTAGCCATTGCGTTGCTGGTGCAcatacacgtcatttcggattctcccgatccactaacggttcttttaggtacctcaaccaccggtcatcgttctcgtcgaacccgtcgcttgcgaggaagggctcgacgggtaaattaaccctcagacacagcccactgagtttctcgcggaatcttctcagtgcgtcgtgtttccgatccggtggtagattctgcgaagcacggctcttgctagggttcgtgttagcaacgtcgtcaggtttgagccccgtgagctcacctactagttaaggcgacgctgatatagcctctcaaggctctcagcttaggtaggagaaaaaaaaaggtgcacTTATGTACGTGCTATTtacgaatctatactaatatataaatctaatatattgTGCGCAGCAAACAACAAACTCatcgaaatgaaataaaaaaaacctttttgttAATTTGACATAATACTTCAAAATGAAGTGTATTTAGACAGTCATTGTCaaattattttagattattttttcataaattcacctttttatttttattttttatataatacatataaaaaaaaatacagaaaattttGAAACGCTAATGCGCTGAACAATACGATGTCGAACGTAAAAGAGCGCAGACAGAAGAACGTCAAGTTCGGTTTTTGCAAAGACGATAGTGTTGTAGTGGAGGCGCCGCCCCACCACGAGGGGGCCTCCTTCACTTCCACCAGGCAGTACTGGCAGCACCGGTGCGCTGACAACAGCCGAAGCGATGAGCGCGCTAATTTGATTGGTAGTTTGAATCGATCGATTGTAGTacaaacatgttattaaaaggGAAGGTCgtgtacggtaggcagcggtttgctctgcccctgtcattgctgaagtccatgggcgacggtaacctctcaccatcaggtgggccgtatgctcgtctgcctataaggcaaataaaaaaagattgtaGTCGCTGACTCGCGCGCTTCTGGATCGCACCAGCGAAGCTGCGGCCGGACAGCTAGTATCATATGTTCCAAAACTGACATTGATAAAGTTATTGTTGGTAGTACTATTTGAGGGGACTGGGCTCTGGGGGTGAAGGGCTATTTTATAATACTGACTTCATggttgatatatatatattacaaacaCTGCACTATTAcaacaatattttatgtttttatggtCCTAAGATGTTTCACTGTCCGTGTCTAGATGACAAATACAAGACATGACTGAAGGCAATAAtctgttttaaacatttaaataaacattccgATATTTGAAAACTGTTACTTCACATGTGACAAGTGTGGCTTGCcattattaacatattcaaaCCCAACAGTTATCAATAACAATTGGAGGCATTTTATACAATCTTCGAAGTGCAGTCCTTACGAATTattctacaaatatttttttaagaattgaagacatgagtggatgaagggctttaagtaccatttttaagatttttgagttgaGCATACCGTCGACGTAGCCCGCAGGTATCAGCACACGAATACGCTCAACCTGAGGTTGCGCTCTTATAAGtctcaattataaaattattatgacgCTCTAAGCTTATGTGCACTGGATCGTTGCTCTGACactttgttttaatttcaaagcTCTTGAGAAAGCGAAGCAGTCGCTGGAAGCAGAAAACGCGGACCTCGCCACGGAACTGAAGTCCGCCAGCGCCGCCCGCGCCGACGGCGAGAAGAAACGGAAGCAGGCGGAGGCCCAGCTCGCCGACCTCGCCGCCAAGCTGCAGGACATCGAGAGGACCAGGTCGGTGCCAGGGGCGGACTCAATGCTGTCCACCTTagcaacataataataataataccaggAAAAAGTTAATTGATCTGAAACCCAACACTTTCTCGCAACTACAAAAAGCTGCTATATTAAATACCCGTAGAACTGTTCGTAAGTTTTTAGAACAGAAGAAAACTCAAGTAAcggacattaaaaatatttattccttaTTATTTACTTGGCTAAGGcccgtaaataataatgataattacatttatttactccacaatacaaataacttttcaattaacataacataaaaattctaattctaaataATACTACAATATATTACCTATAACTACAACTAAGAAGCAGTCACTTGGGGGGTCGTACACCACAGGTCTTCTGATAACCGCATAGGAACTAAGCTGAATAAGATCATCTGAACCCAATTTTGTTTATGTACACCTTTCTGCCGACGATAACTACgactttatttattgcttgtttTTATAGGATTGAAATGTTCAAAGATTCTTTCtggatattaataattataatttatttattttctcttaAAGGTATACTACAAATGCAAAttgaaattaaccttataatttattttgtaagcctttgaaagaccTGAATTCTGTACTAGGTTAAAATatctgtattactgatctctaGGCTCCCTCCATCTTAAGATAGATTAAGTTAGATTGAGAAG
The Bombyx mori chromosome 17, ASM3026992v2 DNA segment above includes these coding regions:
- the LOC101736643 gene encoding myosin heavy chain, non-muscle isoform X2 encodes the protein MVDMDRNDPELRYLSVDRNSFNDPATQAEWTQKRLVWVPHENQGFVAAGIKGERGDEVEVEIAESGKRMLVPIDDIQKMNPPKFDKVEDMAELTCLNEASVLHNIKDRYYSGLIYTYSGLFCVVVNPYKKLPIYTEKIMERYKGIKRHEVPPHVFAITDTAYRSMLQDREDQSILCTGESGAGKTENTKKVIQYLAYVAASKPKGSGAGPSPQLIIGELEQQLLQANPILEAFGNAKTVKNDNSSRFGKFIRINFDASGFIAGANIETYLLEKSRAIRQAKDERTFHIFYQLLTGATPQQKAEFILEDAKSYPFLSSGALPVPGIDDAAEYQATMKSMNIMGMNNEDFNSIFRIVSAVLLFGSMQFKQERNSDQATLPDNTVAQKIAHLLGLSVTEMTKAFLKPRIKVGRDFVTKAQTKEQVEFSVEAIGKACYERLFRWLVNRINRSLDRTKRQGASFIGILDMAGFEIFELNSFEQLCINYTNEKLQQLFNHTMFILEQEEYQREGIEWKFIDFGLDLQPTIDLIDKPMGIMALLDEECWFPKATDKTFVEKLVSAHSVHPKFMKTDFRGVADFAIIHYAGKVDYSAAQWLMKNMDPLNENVVSLLQNSQDPFVCHIWKDAEIVGMAQQAMTDTQFGARTRKGMFRTVSQLYKEQLTKLMATLRNTNPNFVRCIIPNHEKKAGKIEAPLVLDQLRCNGVLEGIRICRQGFPNRIPFQEFRQRYELLTPNIIPKGFMDGKKACEQMIEALELDHNLYRVGQSKIFFRAGVLAHLEEERDYKITDLIVNFQAFCRGYLARRNYQKRLQQLNAIRIIQRNCAAYLKLRNWQWWRLYIKVKPLLEVTKQEEKLTQKEDELRQIRERLETQAKRSQELEQKYQQATAEKTQLAEQLQAELELCAEAEESRARAAARKQELEELLHDLEGRIEEEEERCNALQQEKKRLQLNIQDLEEQLEEEEAARQKLQLERVQCDSKIKKLEEDLALSDDTNQKLVKEKKILEERANDLSQALAEEEEKAKHLSKLKAKQESAIAELEEKLLKDHQMRQEVDRAKRKLETELQDVKEQLVERKAQLEELQIALVKREEEVTAAAARAEAESAARAAAQKAAREAESALADLHDDLDAERAARSKAEKLRRDLNEELEALKSELLDSLDTTAAQQELRSKREQEVAVLKRSLEEEAAAHEAALTQQRHKHSLDLQALNEQQEQLKKAKAALEKAKQSLEAENADLATELKSASAARADGEKKRKQAEAQLADLAAKLQDIERTRAEVQEKCVRLQSEAEQAAAQLEDAELKASAAVKQSATIGAQLTEAQALLEEETKQKLSLQTKLRNIEQELEQARDQLEEEEEAKKNLEKQVTALTVQVSEAKKKAEEEAKNAAALEEQRKKLSKDVEALHRQIDELQQANDKLDKSKKKLQAELEDTNIELEAQRAKVMELEKKQKSFDKVVAEERAVAERYAAERDQAEHEAREKETRVLSLTRELDDAAEKIEELERTKRVLQAELDELANSQGTADKNVHELERAKRALESQLAELHAQNEEIEDDLQLTEDAKLRLEVNMQAMRAQFERDLQAKEEQGEEKRRGIVKQLRDVETELEEERKQRAAALAQRKKLEADLKDAEQALHLANKVKEDAAKQVKKLQQQLKEAAREAEEARAGREEASASAREAERKLKALEAEALHHVEELAAAERARRQAEAERDDLHDELNNTSAKSTLLIDEKKRLEARIAALEEDIDEEQSNNEILSDRLRKSQNQIDTLTMELGTEKSATQKLESGKLVLERQNKELKAKLAEMETAGRTKTKGVITSLELKVANLEEQLEAESRERLAQQKASRKLDKKMKELALQLDEERRQADQFKEQIEKMNVRMKTLKRRLDEAEEEVQRERAGKRKAQRELEDLNEAHETVTLECNNLRNKLRRQGGPISLSSGSTTSRRNRPSLAPGGGSGDESFDDVNDTTNSVE